A segment of the Scomber japonicus isolate fScoJap1 chromosome 5, fScoJap1.pri, whole genome shotgun sequence genome:
tgctctcatagCGTCGTTTgttcactacctgctcagcaccaaacagcaaacagacacagttagctgtagactagctggtaaacatagtggagcatttagatatttccctcaggagttggtagagagtaaaaacagagctaaaagagagagaatattggactttacattcagcaggtggacagaaacacgatgaACTAAtcaatgataatgttgatcagtaactgctggatgtgggaATAAGTAACTGTTTTCTAACAAGTCCAACAAATCAACTTAAAAGCTGAAGATGTGTCAGCATTGTGTTCACTGCTTGTTTtcgctgcccccaagtggccaaaacacttattgcaggtttaaagtTAGGTAACGATTGTGGGGcttttttttaggctttttttgTGCAAGTGAATGCAAAGTCATATGCATGAAAGTCAGCCACGCTACAGATCCATCCACCACCCAAACCCACACCAACAAATGTACACAACACATTTCTTCATGAGGCTGTCGGCAAAGGTCTGAGTGGACTGCTGCCCAGACCATGCACATGGGTCAACCAAGACATCCAATGTTATAACACATCCTTGTCCCCAGTCAGGATCCTGTTGTTTTTGtcagactctgtattttatgttgtgttgtacacttcctgttttattttgaaagtctagtcttcccctgtgctgtcagttttacttcccctctttgttctttttcccgccttagttgattacctatttgtttcacctgtgtcttgccaCCCTGTCttccttgccagattgtctttgttaccCTGTGTACTTGCTTTCTCGCgttattcctgtttgtttctttgtgtaagaccggtttgtttttttgacctCAGATTTTCTGCCTGCTCCTTGCCTGTTTTGGTTGCCTGATTCCTGCTAGCCTTTTTGTGTATGACCACCAGCCTCCTCTTGGATTAAAGAACTTGCCTTActggactttgtacctctgcctcGCTTCCCCTTCTTGCAACTTTGTCCACACTCACCAGCCCTTACAGTTTTAAGgaacacaaaaaaaggaatataGCTGTAACTCACAGGTATTTTCCCATCCACATCATCTGCAGCATCTAAGAGTTTGTCATGGTGACAATGAAAGCAACGCTCCGCCATGTAGCCGTTGTTGAGCAGCAGCCTCATCATCACCTCGTCCTTCAGGCAGTACTGCAGCGCCGTGGGGAACACCGTGTTGTTCACCACCGAGAAGTAATAGTTCACGTCTGCATTAGCAGCCAGCAGCATCTTCACAAGCTCATATTTACCTGACCGGACCGCCACCAGGAAGCAGGACAGCGGGTCCAGGTCGGTCTTCGCCCCAGCTGCCAGCAAGATCTTAGTGCATTCGACGTCACCGTTGGAGACAGCAAAATACAAGGCGCTCCGCCTCATGTCAGGATAGTTGTCTGAGTGTCTGGTATTCATGCGGCTGTTGACGTCGAAGTCACAGTCCAGCAGGTACTTCAGACAGAGGCTCTGGCTTCCCTCCGCCGCAGAGTGGACTGGGGTTAGACCTGCCTCTTTAATAGCCCTCTTGGTGGTCAGAGGTATCAGTATCTTCAGAATGCTGCAGGAGAAGAAAACAAGGCTGCACTCAGGCCAAAAGCACCAAGAGTTCAAAAAGGCTTTGAGGTCACATcagcatttaaaatgaatgcaaTTATCAACTCTGGGCCCTAAAGCCCGACTGGCGTCCTCTACAAACATTCATTACAGTGTTGGAAAGAAGGATCTCACTCATAATGTCCGGCGTAAGCTGCTTTGTGGATGGGCAGGAGGCCGATCACGGTGGCCAGGTTGGGGTCTGCCCCgttttccagcagcagctgaatgCAGTTGATGTTTCCTGATCCGGCCGCGTCCAGCAGGACACTTTCCCCATCATAAGCCTGAGAGTTCACTTTGCTACCTGAGTAGGAAGAAGAGGGATGAAAAGTAAAGTTTGGATCCAAATAAGGATGGGGTGTTTACTTTGGGGAAATTTGTTTGGAAAGTCATGAAGGTTTGAGAGACCCAGTATGAGCTTTTATAGCAAACTAAAtatattcatcttttttaaGTAATGCTGTTTTTGCTTCATTCTTGAGAGATTTTGTTCAATTATTATGATACAAATTTGATCCCATAAAGcagaaaaaattaaatcatGTCACATATATTGCATAGTTTTTATGCTTTGTTGTGAGTTCAGAGTCATTAAACCTCAGTTCTATCTTCATACTGACCGTAGTTCAACAGGATCTCAGCGACGTGGAAGTGTCCCTGTTCTGCAGCCATGGCCAGCGGCGTCACCCCCATCCCGTCCTTTTGGCTTACACGGCCGCCgttcttcagcagcagcatcaggatTTCCACGCTACCAATCTTGGCCGCCTCGTGCATGGGCGTCCGCTTCTTCCGGCAAGCCTGCTCCACCCAGGCACCGTGAGAGATCAGCTTGTACGACATCGCGTACGAACCAGCCCTCACCGCTGCAAGCAAAGGAGACAAAGAATACGTTCCAATACCTAAACTACCATACTGTTTAATATGCCACAAATAGATTTAGTATGTCCCAATTCATAGTATCTCAAATGCAGCATGCTTTTCTGGGTATTCTGACCCATAAtcctctctgcagcagcagataCATCACATCAACTGAGCTTTTGTGCTGCATGGATATGAATGGATAAGGACTTTTTTAGGGGTAGATGCAGTATGCACTGAAAGTAAAACGAATGCTGTTTGGAACTCAACAGCAAAAGTGTTTTAATTGGTAATTGATTATAAAGGTGTGACAAACCTTTAAGAGTGTTTCTCTGTCAGGGTATCAAGTGTAATATCTGTCCCGACCTTTCATCTGTTACTACCAACCTCCTtgctgtcttactaccaacctccatggtgtctttcCTTACCGCTCCAAACTCCAGATTTATAACAAAGGGGGACCGGACCTTTTCACTCAGGGTCCCAGATTAATGAAACAACCTGCCAGATGATTGGGGGCTCGCAGACTACAAAAAAATTACTTTCATTGATGTTGagctccttttcttttcatttaccCTCTTCCTGTGTGCATCAGTGCTTTTGTGCATATGtttgatggaaggaaggtgtaGCTCTGGCAGCTGACTCATAGAACCGTACACAACTTCAAGCCAAGAGTCAAGGCTTCGTTGTCTATCATTAGTCGAATAACTTAGACAAGACAAGTTTTCGCACCCCTGGTACCCATTACACTACTTCCTGACCCTTGGATACAAGACCGAAACAATGTTAAACTTTGCACTTTTGTTGTGAAAACCTTGTTAGACTCTGATAACTCTTTATTTTCAACTGTGTGAGGGGCTCAGCAGCGTTACCCAGCAGCAGCGGCGACTCGTCTTTGCTGTTGGTGTTGTGAGGTGAAGCTCCATACTCCAGCAGGGTCGACACATTCTGCTCCAGTCCGGCTTTGATGGCGAGGGTGAGTGGCGTCTCTCCTCCTACGACCGTCCTCTCCTCCAGGCTGAGCCCCTGAGCCgccactgacacacaaacacacacacagaggcagaggaggtCAACATGGAAAGTCCAGGAGTTCATATCAGACCTGCAGCTGTGCTAACCTGGCAGGTGAGCCGCTGCTGGCTGACCTCTGAGCTGAATGAGTGGCAAGCATCAGTCATCGCTCATTATTT
Coding sequences within it:
- the LOC128359159 gene encoding ankyrin repeat and SOCS box protein 15-like, whose product is MNNYVEYEEELNDYYIQLSIQDSCQDAFLKSSASLTAATDENLRVLAAIEQGEVLVLREMLRHTFAFSESDSRGWLPLHRAASQPVLEILQTILRLAAQGLSLEERTVVGGETPLTLAIKAGLEQNVSTLLEYGASPHNTNSKDESPLLLAVRAGSYAMSYKLISHGAWVEQACRKKRTPMHEAAKIGSVEILMLLLKNGGRVSQKDGMGVTPLAMAAEQGHFHVAEILLNYGSKVNSQAYDGESVLLDAAGSGNINCIQLLLENGADPNLATVIGLLPIHKAAYAGHYDILKILIPLTTKRAIKEAGLTPVHSAAEGSQSLCLKYLLDCDFDVNSRMNTRHSDNYPDMRRSALYFAVSNGDVECTKILLAAGAKTDLDPLSCFLVAVRSGKYELVKMLLAANADVNYYFSVVNNTVFPTALQYCLKDEVMMRLLLNNGYMAERCFHCHHDKLLDAADDVDGKIPFCEFIGLCCVKHLSGSVVRILVDYVNHVPICSKLRHNLQKQTEWLEICDILSSPRSLRHLCRLEIRKRLTLKKLNKPDIMNIFPPRLKNFILYEELNLYDLDPECIM